A stretch of Lepisosteus oculatus isolate fLepOcu1 chromosome 11, fLepOcu1.hap2, whole genome shotgun sequence DNA encodes these proteins:
- the pin1 gene encoding peptidyl-prolyl cis-trans isomerase NIMA-interacting 1 — protein MADDENLPAGWEKRMSRSSGRVYYFNHITNASQWERPTGAGDGKGEPEKVRCSHLLVKHNQSRRPSSWRQETVTRTKEEALELIHQYIEKIKSGEEEFESLASQFSDCSSARNGGDLGTFGRGQMQKPFEDASFALKVGDMSGPVFTDSGVHIILRTG, from the exons ATGGCAGACGACGAGAATTTACCTGCGGGGTGGGAGAAGCGAATGAGCCGCAGTTCAG gTCGGGTGTACTACTTCAATCACATCACCAACGCCAGCCAATGGGAGAGGCCCACTGGGGCCGGGGATGGCAAGGGGGAGCCCGAGAAGGTGCGCTGCTCCCACCTGCTGGTCAAGCACAACCAGTCCCGCCGGCCGTCGTCTTGGCGACAGGAGACCGTCACCCGGACGAAGGAGGAGGCCCTGGAACTCATACACC AGTACATCGAGAAGATCAAGTCCGGGGAGGAGGAGTTTGAGAGCCTGGCGTCCCAGTTCAGCGACTGCAGCTCGGCGCGCAATGGCGGAGACCTGGGCACGTTCGGCCGAG GCCAGATGCAGAAGCCGTTTGAGGACGCCTCCTTCGCACTGAAAGTGGGCGACATGAGCGGGCCGGTGTTCACGGACTCGGGGGTCCACATCATCCTGCGTACGGGATGA